Proteins encoded by one window of Cucurbita pepo subsp. pepo cultivar mu-cu-16 chromosome LG14, ASM280686v2, whole genome shotgun sequence:
- the LOC111810045 gene encoding uncharacterized protein LOC111810045, which produces MIGRADIEGSKSNVAMNAWLPQASYPCGNFSDTSSFKFRRSKGSIGHAFTVRIRTGNQNQTSFYPFVPHEISVLVELILGHLRYLLTDVPPQPNSPPDNVFRPDRPTEVGLGSKKRGSAPLPIHGISKITLKVVVFHFRLSAPTYPTPLKSFHKVGLESSSTGSSFPADSAKPVPLAVVSLDSRQGQWESR; this is translated from the coding sequence ATGATAGGAAGAGCCGACATCGAAGGATCAAAAAGCAACGTCGCTATGAACGCTTGGCTGCCACAAGCCAGTTATCCCTGTGGTAACTTTTCTGACACCTCTAGCTTCAAATTCCGAAGGTCTAAAGGATCGATAGGCCACGCTTTCACGGTTCGTATTCGTACTGGAAATCAGAATCAAACGAGCTTTTACCCTTTTGTTCCACACGAGATTTCTGTTCTCGTTGAGCTCATCTTAGGACACCTGCGTTATCTTTTAACAGATGTGCCGCCCCAGCCAAACTCCCCACCTGACAATGTCTTCCGCCCGGATCGGCCCACCGAAGTAGGCCTTGGGTCCAAAAAGAGGGGCAGTGCCCCGCTTCCGATTCACGGAATAAGTAAAATAACGTTAAAAGTAGTGGTATTTCACTTTCGCCTTTCGGCTCCCACTTATCCTACACCTCTCAAGTCATTTCACAAAGTCGGACTAGAGTCAAGCTCAACAGGGTCTTCTTTCCCCGCTGATTCTGCCAAGCCCGTTCCCTTGGCTGTGGTTTCGCTGGATAGTAGACAGGGACAGTGGGAATCTCGTTAA
- the LOC111810043 gene encoding uncharacterized protein LOC111810043, with the protein MSDSLVRVSRRVEWGAHRPMPGARRCRSTPKGACCQPRSGRRRLHKRNKGLGFGRRLNPHRSMPQVDWRTGLSPFHIRLEHIAGPHPLPSRQFQALFDSLFKVLFIFPSRYLFAIGLSPIFSLGQNLPPDWGCIPKQPDSLTAPRGATGSERNGALTLSGAPFQGTCARSVAEDASPDYNSNAEGARFSSWALPGSLAVTKGILVSFFSSAY; encoded by the coding sequence GTCCGTGTTTCAAGACGGGTCGAATGGGGAGCCCACAGGCCGATGCCAGGAGCACGCAGATGCCGAAGCACGCCAAAAGGCGCGTGCTGCCAGCCACGATCGGGACGACGACGTCTCCACAAGCGTAACAAAGGCCTGGGCTTTGGCCGCCGTCTCAATCCGCATCGGTCCATGCCCCAAGTCGATTGGCGGACTGGCTTATCACCTTTCCACATCCGACTGGAGCACATCGCCGGCCCCCATCCGCTTCCCTCCCGACAATTTCAAGCACTATTTGACTCTCTTTTCAAAGTCCTTTTCATCTTTCCCTCGCGGTACTTGTTTGCTATCGGTCTCTCGCCCATATTTAGCCTTGGACAGAATTTACCGCCCGATTGGGGCTGCATTCCCAAACAACCCGACTCGTTGACAGCGCCTCGTGGTGCGACAGGGTCCGAGCGCAACGGGGCTCTCACCCTCTCTGGCGCCCCCTTCCAGGGGACTTGTGCCCGGTCCGTCGCTGAGGACGCTTCTCCAGACTACAATTCGAACGCCGAGGGCGCCCGATTCTCAAGCTGGGCTCTTCCCGGTTCGCTCGCCGTTACTAAGGGAATCCTTGTAAGTTTCTTTTCCTCCGCTTATTGA
- the LOC111810042 gene encoding nuclear transcription factor Y subunit A-10-like, with amino-acid sequence MAPQTGYLKEHEGVVPNSLGQLSSSPARLWSGYGQGCQSFFGDFGQVKASSTIQQLGSNGKEFTGTEQALQVAAHGFEKLNTAPFSIYPGDCKISVDPQKPSPIFSLQSPLSEYHNRFELGFGQPMVCANYPYMEQHYGILSAYAPQIPGRIMLPMSLTTDDGPIYVNAKQYHGIIRRRKIRAKAMMENRLAKTRKPYMHESRHLHAMRRPRGSGGRFLNTKALKNGKASMEPKKFEDINLSDSTGSSQCSVVLQSESGALNSPNEGKGRGFSLSSSEVSSMLSRGLQQFQINQLGPSMQSLAEIIDGGGHGMVLPKWVAAVDNCCDLCV; translated from the exons ATGGCACCACAAACTGGGTATTTGAAAGAACATGAAGGAGTTGTTCCCAACTCGCTTGGACAGTTATCATCTTCTCCTGCTCGGCTGTGGAGTGGCTATGGGCAAGGTTGTCAATCGTTCTTTGGGGATTTTGGTCAGGTGAAGGCTTCTTCCACCATCCAACAACTTGGAAGTAATGGGAAAGAGTTCACTGGCACTGAACAAGCTCTCCAGGTTGCTGCTCATGGCTTTGAGAAACTGAACACAGCTCCATTTTCCATCTATCCTG GTGACTGTAAGATTTCTGTGGATCCACAAAAACCTTCACCAATTTTTTCCCTGCAATCCCCCCTGTCAGAATATCACAATCGTTTTGAGCTTGGATTTGGCCAGCCCATG GTATGTGCAAATTATCCTTACATGGAACAGCATTATGGCATCCTCTCAGCATATGCTCCTCAAATACCA GGTCGGATTATGCTGCCAATGAGCTTAACAACAGATGATGGACCTATTTATGTGAATGCAAAGCAGTATCATGGAATCATTAGGCGCAGGAAGATCCGTGCTAAGGCAATGATGGAGAACAGACTTGCAAAAACTCGTAAG CCATATATGCACGAATCGCGTCATCTTCACGCAATGCGTCGTCCACGGGGATCTGGTGGCCGTTTCTTGAACACAAAGGCTCTGAAAAATGGGAAAGCCTCAATGGAAccaaagaaatttgaagacaTCAACCTTTCTGATTCAACTGGTTCTTCCCAATGTTCTGTGGTTCTTCAATCAGAAAGTGGAGCTTTGAACTCCCCAAATGAAGGCAAGGGGAGGGGCTTTAGTCTCTCGAGTTCTGAGGTATCTAGCATGTTGTCAAGGGGACTGCAACAATTTCAAATCAACCAACTTGGTCCATCAATGCAGTCACTGGCAGAGATCATTGATGGTGGAGGGCATGGCATGGTTCTGCCCAAATGGGTTGCAGCAGTTGACAACTGCTGTGACCTTTGTGTTTGA